A region of the Vanrija pseudolonga chromosome 2, complete sequence genome:
ATCTCAAGATCCACATGTGAGTGGCAGCGGCCTGGGCTGGGCTTTACCCGAGACTCTAAGCTGACAACGCAGTGTGGGCGCTGGGTGAGTAGCAGAAGCAGTTGTTGGCGGTCGGAAGAGAGCTCACCTGCCAAGCATGGGTGGCATGGGCacagccctcgccctcgcgcgccaggGCTTCAAGGACATTCACGTCTGGGAGTcggccgcgcagctcggcgaggtcggcgcaGGCATCAACGTGCCGCCCAACCTCGCGCGCATCCTCTCCGAGTGGGGCGTGCTGGACATCtgccaggccgagggcgtggtCATCGACACGGCCAACGTGCTCGACTGCGCCACGGACAAGATCCTCACGTCGGTCCACTACTCGGACTACATGCAGCAGGAGTACGGCTGGCCCTTCACAGTGAGTGGGGCGCTGGGGAAGGGGTTCGGGGCTCAGCTAACCCCGTCGCCACCAGACGGTCCACCGTGCCGCGCTCCAGAAGTGCCTCGTCCAAGGCGCGCTCAACTCTGGCGTCGTCAAgctccacctcggccactTCATCACAAAGTACGACTATGACAACACGCGCTTCCAGCTCGGAACACGCGACTCgtccgagggcgagtgggtcgacgccgacgtcatcatcgccgccgacggcgtcaagagcaaggcgcgcgaggcaATGCTTGCACGCGTTGGtgttgtcgacgagggtgaGTTTGATTTCTTTTTGTTGTTGTCGCAGCCGGCCGCGTGTTGCCGCGGCttcggcgtgtcggcgttggcTTGTATCTGCCGCGGCTAACGGAGTATAGTCGAGGACACTGGCCAGGCCGCCTACCGCATCATGGTGCGCCGCTCCGCCATCAACGAAGACCCCGAACTCCTGCCGTTCTTTACCGGATCCCAGTCGTACCGCTGGATCGGGGAGAAGCGCCACATTATCGCGTACCCGATTGAGAACCACGACCTGTTCAAcatgtcgacgacgcagccCGACCGCAACTTTGTGCAGGCCGACACGTGGACCGCTGCCGGGTCCAAGACTGAGATGCTGGAGACGTTCCACGACTTTTGCCCGCGCGTGCAGAagctgctgcagctcgtgccggagggcgaggtgctTGAGTGGAAGCTGCGCGTGCACAAGCCGCTGCCTCTGTGGGTCGACCACAACAGCGCCTtggtcggcgacgcgtgcCACCCGACACTGCCGCACATTGCGCAGGGTGCGGCCCAGGcgatcgaggacgcggccgcgctcggcgtcatcCTGGCCAAGGTGACCAACAAGGCGGACATCAACAAGGCGCTGCGCGTGTACCAGGCCATCAGGAAGCCGCGTACCGACTGGGCTGTCAACACTGCCGCCGAGAACAGCAAGGGCCTGCACACGCAGGACAAGGCGTCGCGTGACAATGCCTTCTCG
Encoded here:
- the OpS4_0 gene encoding FAD-dependent monooxygenase OpS4, translated to MTIEQVSSGNQPGIPDLKIHIMGGMGTALALARQGFKDIHVWESAAQLGEVGAGINVPPNLARILSEWGVLDICQAEGVVIDTANVLDCATDKILTSVHYSDYMQQEYGWPFTTVHRAALQKCLVQGALNSGVVKLHLGHFITKYDYDNTRFQLGTRDSSEGEWVDADVIIAADGVKSKAREAMLARVGVVDEVEDTGQAAYRIMVRRSAINEDPELLPFFTGSQSYRWIGEKRHIIAYPIENHDLFNMSTTQPDRNFVQADTWTAAGSKTEMLETFHDFCPRVQKLLQLVPEGEVLEWKLRVHKPLPLWVDHNSALVGDACHPTLPHIAQGAAQAIEDAAALGVILAKVTNKADINKALRVYQAIRKPRTDWAVNTAAENSKGLHTQDKASRDNAFSQADANGSNPDKMISRDVHDILFKYDVVKESEKNFDRLFAQQQ